One genomic window of Aptenodytes patagonicus chromosome 3, bAptPat1.pri.cur, whole genome shotgun sequence includes the following:
- the LOC143159122 gene encoding poly(A) polymerase gamma-like, which translates to MKETCGTSRLQNQPQRHYGITSPISLAPPKDIDCIHTQKLVEAMKPFGVFEDEEELNHRLVVLGKLNNLVKEWILELGESKNLPPSAAANVGGKIFTFGSYRLGVHTKGADIDAVCVAPRHVERSDFFQSFFEKLKHQEEIKNLRAVEDAYVPVVKFAFDGIEIDLVFARLSMQTVSDNLDLGDDSRLRSLDIRCIRSLNGCRVTDEILHLVPNKDNFRLTLRAIKLWAKRRGIYSNMLGFLGGVSWAMLVARTCQLYPNALASTLVNKFFLVFSKW; encoded by the exons ATGAAGGAGACGTGCGG TACTTCTAGGCTGCAGAACCAGCCTCAAAGGCACTATGGAATTACCTCTCCGATTAGCTTGGCTCCTCCTAAGGATATAGATTGTATTCATACTCAGAAGCTAGTTGAAGCAATGAAGCCATTTGGGGTATTTGAAGACGAGGAAGAACTGAATCACAG GTTGGTTGTTCTTGGGAAACTGAATAACTTGGTCAAAGAATGGATTTTGGAACTTGGTGAAAGCAAG AATCTGCCCCCTTCAGCGGCAGCAAATGTTGGTGGCAAAATATTTACGTTTGGTTCTTACAGGCTTGGAGTACACACTAAAG GTGCTGACATAGATGCTGTTTGTGTCGCTCCTAGACATGTGGAAAGATCggatttttttcagtcattctttgaaaaactaaaacatcaggaggaaataaaaaatctaAGA GCAGTTGAAGATGCATATGTACCAGTTGTCAAGTTTGCGTTTGACGGCATTGAG atTGATCTTGTGTTTGCGAGACTGTCTATGCAAACTGTTTCTGATAACCTTGATCTCGGAGATGACTCACGCTTGAGAAGCCTGGATATAAGGTGTATACGGAGCTTAAATG GCTGCAGAGTTACTGATGAAATACTACATCTAGTGCCAAATAAAGACAACTTCCGACTCACGCTCCGTGCAATTAAACTGTGGGCAAAAC GACGTGGCATTTACTCCAACATGCTGGGATTTCTTGGTGGGGTTTCCTGGGCCATGCTAGTAGCAAGAACATGTCAACTCTATCCGAATGCTTTGGCTTCTACTCTTGTTAACAAGTTCTTCCTGGTTTTTTCAAAATGGTAA